A window of the Thermomicrobiales bacterium genome harbors these coding sequences:
- a CDS encoding CPBP family intramembrane glutamic endopeptidase translates to MHTLASIISLETLSIFIALAIFILVVFGVAYWVRRAASDRSALVGLYLVIGFPGVLLTLLGLARLTGGQSSGFAWLATGLGLLLPMFPQFRQDVARFTPMDPASPTDMVGLSVVLAFIGFFIFQYAINPEPEDTGEITIAYLLSQFVFMIVLAFVLVGVGQWRDFRGAAKRLGLERLNPRQIGIALLAVIGGFLVMGIGGGLTAWLQPDFNNEIQQTTDEITQNVSSVVGAVFFGLGAGASEETLLRGAIQPRYGIWITSLLFALLHSQYGISFVMGGVFCMGVILGLLRNRINTTAAILTHAVFNTIVVLLGS, encoded by the coding sequence CTGGAGACACTCTCCATCTTCATTGCGCTGGCCATCTTCATCCTGGTGGTGTTCGGCGTGGCCTACTGGGTTCGCCGGGCGGCGAGCGACCGGTCGGCATTGGTTGGACTCTATCTGGTCATCGGGTTCCCAGGGGTGCTGTTGACCTTGCTGGGTCTGGCGCGCCTGACGGGAGGACAATCGTCCGGGTTTGCCTGGCTGGCTACTGGGCTGGGGCTGCTGCTGCCGATGTTCCCGCAGTTCCGCCAGGACGTGGCGCGGTTCACTCCGATGGATCCCGCGTCCCCGACAGACATGGTGGGCCTGTCGGTCGTGTTGGCATTCATCGGGTTTTTCATTTTTCAGTACGCGATCAATCCTGAGCCGGAGGACACCGGTGAGATCACGATCGCGTATCTGCTGAGCCAGTTCGTGTTCATGATCGTGCTGGCATTTGTGCTGGTCGGTGTTGGCCAATGGCGCGATTTTCGCGGCGCCGCCAAGCGGCTTGGGCTCGAGCGGTTGAATCCGCGGCAGATTGGCATCGCCCTGCTGGCGGTCATCGGCGGATTCCTGGTAATGGGCATCGGCGGGGGACTGACGGCCTGGCTGCAACCGGATTTCAACAACGAGATCCAGCAAACAACCGACGAAATCACGCAGAACGTGAGCAGCGTTGTCGGGGCGGTTTTCTTCGGGCTCGGCGCGGGCGCCAGTGAGGAAACGCTCCTGCGCGGCGCAATTCAGCCTCGATACGGGATTTGGATCACGTCGTTGCTCTTTGCCCTGCTGCACAGCCAATATGGCATTTCCTTCGTGATGGGCGGAGTCTTTTGCATGGGTGTGATCCTGGGTTTACTGCGGAATCGGATCAACACCACAGCGGCTATCCTTACCCACGCGGTATTCAATACGATCGTGGTTCTGCTCGGAAGCTAG